A region of Vigna radiata var. radiata cultivar VC1973A chromosome 6, Vradiata_ver6, whole genome shotgun sequence DNA encodes the following proteins:
- the LOC106764018 gene encoding beta-fructofuranosidase, insoluble isoenzyme CWINV3-like: MEINSDNLNSTMNKVPQKQPYRTWYHFQPPKHWMNDPNAPMYYKGVYHFFYQHNPHAATFGEKMVWAHSVSYDLINWIHLNHAIEPSEPFDLNSCWSGSATIIPGKEQPVILYSGIDDKKHQVQNIATPKNLSDPFLREWVKHPQNPVMTPPIGVEVDNFRDPSTAWQGKDGKWRVVIGAQNGDEGKVVLYQSEDFANWTVELNPFFASDNTGVCECPDFFPVSINSTNGVDTSVQNQSVRHVLKISYYRRNQDYYFLGKYDNGDGNFIPDVKFIGTSLDLRFDYGKFYASKSFFDHAKSRRILWAWVDECDTRDHGIEKGWAGLQCIPRQVWLDESGNRLMQWPIEEVEKLREKQISIKGEKLVGGSTLEVSGITASQADVEVLFELPEVENAEFLDESEVDPHLLCSEEYVSRSGIIGPFGLFALASEDQTEHTAIFFRIYKTSNRYVCFMCSDQSRSSLRENLDKSSYGTIFDIDPNQKTISLRSLIDRSIIESFGEKGKICITSRVYPSLAIDKDVHLFAFNNGRQSVVISELNAWSMKHAEFDQDQSIYQQ, from the exons ATGGAGATCAATTCAGACAACCTCAATTCTACCATGAACAAGGTACCTCAGAAACAACCTTACAGAACTTGGTACCACTTTCAACCTCCAAAACATTGGATGAATG ATCCAAATG CACCAATGTACTACAAAGGAGTTTACCACTTTTTCTACCAGCATAATCCTCATGCAGCAACCTTCGGTGAGAAAATGGTGTGGGCTCACTCTGTGTCCTATGATCTCATCAACTGGATTCATCTGAACCATGCCATTGAGCCAAGTGAACCGTTTGATCTTAACAGTTGTTGGTCAGGGTCAGCCACTATAATCCCAGGAAAAGAACAGCCTGTGATTCTGTACTCAGGAATTGATGACAAAAAGCATCAAGTTCAAAACATAGCTACGCCAAAGAATCTATCAGACCCCTTCTTAAGGGAATGGGTGAAACACCCTCAAAACCCTGTCATGACTCCACCAATTGGGGTTGAAGTTGATAATTTCAGAGACCCTTCAACTGCTTGGCAGGGAAAGGATGGAAAATGGAGGGTAGTCATTGGTGCTCAAAATGGTGATGAAGGGAAGGTAGTTCTCTACCAAAGTGAGGATTTTGCTAATTGGACAGTGGAATTGAATCCTTTTTTTGCATCAGATAATACTGGAGTTTGTGAGTGTCCAGATTTTTTTCCTGTGTCCATCAATAGCACAAATGGGGTGGATACATCTGTCCAAAATCAAAGTGTTAGACATGTGTTGAAGATAAGCTATTATCGGAGAAATCAGGACTATTATTTTCTTGGTAAATATGACAATGGTGATGGAAACTTCATTCCTGATGTTAAATTCATAGGAACTAGTTTGGACTTAAGGTTTGACTATGGTAAATTTTATGCCTCAAAGTCATTTTTTGACCATGCTAAGAGCAGAAGGATACTATGGGCGTGGGTGGACGAGTGTGACACTAGAGATCATGGCATTGAGAAAGGATGGGCTGGTCTTCAG TGTATTCCAAGGCAAGTTTGGCTTGATGAAAGTGGAAACCGGTTAATGCAATGGCCAATCGAAGAGGTAGAAAAGCTACGTGAAAAACAAATTAGCATAAAGGGAGAGAAACTTGTTGGTGGATCAACTCTTGAAGTCTCAGGTATCACTGCATCACAG GCCGATGTAGAAGTGTTGTTTGAGCTTCCAGAAGTAGAGAATGCAGAGTTtcttgatgaaagtgaagttgATCCTCACTTACTGTGTAGTGAAGAATATGTATCAAGAAGTGGCATAATAGGGCCATTTGGTTTGTTTGCTTTAGCATCTGAGGATCAAACAGAGCACACTGCAATCTTCTTCAGAATATATAAAACCTCCAATAGATATGTATGTTTCATGTGCAGTGATCAAAGCAG GTCTTCATTGCGGGAGAATCTTGATAAATCCTCATATGGAACTATATTTGACATAGACCCTAATCAAAAAACAATTTCTCTCAGAAGTTTG ATTGATCGCTCCATTATTGAGAGTTTTGGGGAGAAAGGGAAAATTTGTATTACGAGTAGAGTTTATCCCTCGTTGGCTATTGACAAAGATGTTCATCTTTTTGCTTTCAACAATGGAAGACAGAGTGTGGTGATTTCAGAACTGAATGCTTGGAGCATGAAGCATGCAGAATTTGACCAAGACCAAAGCATATATCAGCAGTAG